GGAGAGGACTGCAGTGCTTCCTGTAATTGTTTTGGTGGAGGTCTGCAGAGTGTTTGTCATGAAGTCTTGTTGCACTCTTGAATTTTAGGCCAGGAATATTCAATGTTTCTTGTGGAGCAGATGTGAAACCATCCAAGGAATAATCACTCTtcctctactctttaattccacTAAGAAGTAAAATTACAGCTTAAACAAATCCCAGAAGACATCTACAGGGAGAAAGCTGAGATGACAGGGATCATGACCCCTGTTCCTCTTCTTCACTACCTTGCTTCCAACCCAAAGCAGGACAAAGCTGGGAGTAAGGCTAAGTCAACTTTTGAGTATTAGCTGTCATATAGgagtacattttaattttgaaataaactttttaCAACTAATCAGGACTGGAGAATATTTGTGAGTGGTCTAAAAATGCATGAAATCAGATCAAGTTTTCATCCTGGGGCAGGATGAGATTACTCCCACTGTATAAAAAGTTATCCACATACCACCTCTGCTCAAAACATTTGCATATATGAGGACCATTAATTTTCCTTGACAAAACATCCCTGTACCTTACCATACAAGGAAGCTTTTGCTTCACTACTTTCATTCTTAGTTCAGGAAGTTAGTTTCTGCCCTGTTTCTCTTTGATAATGATCTAAACTACAATttgttggttaaaaaaaaaaagttaaatataatctGCATGTACTGTGAAAACGAAagctttctttcaaattcttagaACGAATctattaaacattattttttcttccatgagTAAATGGTATTTGAAACCAAAGTTTCAACTAATTAGTCAAGGTTACATTTTCCTACCAACCTAGACCTCAAAATGGACAGGATAGAACGCCTCTGCCCAAATTGCTGTTCTCTGGTATCTTTGCCTGGGTGGTTCAATTCAGTTTTCTTAACCACTTTTTTCTGAAGATCTCCCACCCCTTTAAATTTGTCTTCACAGTACTTATCACAATCTGAAATTTATTTGCtatgtcccccctccccccacacccaaATATGCACACTATTGAACTGTCAGAGCAGCCATCTTTCTTATCTCAAGGGACTACAACTTCTGACTTGTCTGCCCTTAACCCCTGGCAAGCTGGCGTTTTTTCTTGATATTCCCTAAAGGGACGTGAAATGACATGTGTAAACACCTTGCCAGATAGTGAAGTTGTTTTCCTATCTTAGATTAGCCACCTGATGGCTTAATTGCCTCAGAACCTAACTCCTAAGGTAACCTGCAAATGTCAACTGTCAGTTCCAAGAGGATAAGGACCATCTCAATACAGTTCTAAACATTAACTGAGTCAATGACTCATCCCATTTTTAATGCCATCTCATCACCTCCTATCCTGCTGCCTGTATACCAGTGGATGGCATCATATCCTTGTAGTCAGAAATCATCTCAGACCCTTGCAAACTTGCTATTTTATTGTAGGACTGCTGTTACAACCACCTCATGAGGGACATGCAGTTATCAAGGAAATGACTTGGAGACTATTTAGTTCTACATTTCCTACAGAGACTTCCCCTGCTACAGCCCCACTGCCACTACCCGAGTCCAGGTCCTTGTGACTTTTACATATCAAGAATTTATTGACTGGTTTGAACTTCAAGACTCATCACTACCATACCAACACTGTTCACATTAACCTTGCGAATATAACCAATCATACCACTTCCATGCTTGAAATCTTCAGTGATCTATCACTGCCTTCAGATTCAAGCTCTAACACCTTAGCACAGTACTCAGGACTCAATCCCACAACTGCTCACCCATCTACATTTTTGTCAAATCTGCCCATTCCATAGTTCATGACTGTTATGCCAGCCGTTCCATTACTGCCAAAGCCACTCAATGTACCCCTTTTCTCACCACGCTGATTCCTCAGTCTTTCCTGAAACCTTGACCTCCCTTCACCTTTATACCTCCTATTGTTAGAAACTGCTCCCTTAAAGCATGCTCACAGTAAGTAGAGGATGCATTTATTCGCCATagcattattttatataattgctGATCTgtttcagttagagataagatcCCAGCAGACAGAAACTGCAACAGTTATAATTTCATTTACTCTAACATGTTACCATACTGTTATATAATTTGTTCACATCTTGGGTTTGCAGTCCTACTTGTTCCTCATTCCCTTAAACTGCGTTAAAACCCAGTTTGAAAGCTAATGCTCCAGTCACTTAACAAACTTCATATTAAGTTATACCACCCCCAAAACCTATTGTAATTCATGATACTGCAAACCTAATGATTAAAATACCTTaaaacatcatttatttttttaaaaccagaacATTTATTGCACAGCTATTCAGTGAAATCCTTAAGAGGAACTGGATGCTGCAACAGCCGCCCTCTTGGGTTTGGGAGTTGTTCCTTCACGGAATCCATGCCTGTACCATGTGAAAAACAATAACAGTTACATTAGTAAAGGCAATACACTTGATTTATTTAACATACTTTAGCGAGCTTATCTCAGTTAAATGCTGAAATCAATATTGAATTCATATGttcagacatttatttttataacatcaCTGATAAGCTGTTAATATCAGTCTACTCCCTACTGCTTGAAAATACCCATTTTAGGGATACAATTAACTCCAAGTTCAGTAAAAGCTCAATAGCATATTTGGTTGTACTAATCACTGGCCCCTAATTTCTCTACTTGCCAAGAGACCCAACGTATGAGATGGTTCTGCCTATGAGGGAGAAATCCTACCTTCTTTCCTTCTGCCAAGATAGCAATAAACACGGATAATGGCAGAGCTTTTCCTTTTAACTCAACTATTCTTACAAATGACTGAACTGAAACACATGAAAGGTTAAGTCTGACTTCAGTTCATGCTCTTATGCTATACTAGTAAACCATTCAACACCAAGCCCGTAATACTGGATGCCTTAagtaaggagagagagaaaaaaaaaagtcacctccACACATGAACACAAACACACCAAAGGGTGTTTATAAAGCTCCAAACCACCCTGTGATCTTTTAAAATGAGCAACTCTGGTATTTGGTGGTCAGAGGTTAGGGATTTTGCTAAAATGCTATAATGCATAATACCCTGTAATGAGAATTATCAAGGccacaactctgcaaataaactcactaccctcccctcctctatgtgggacacaattcccagggatgaacctggccctggcctTCTTTAGTTtcactagaatagctaaaaggaaatacctgaaactgctggactgtaatccagtagcttagattcttgaagatgtgtGAATAACTATAGAACTTAGAACTTCTAATGTATCAAGACATGAATGTGAaacccttgtgactgacacttttTATCCAGCGTATGGAAAGACgaagaagaaaatagataaaaacaaataaatactaggtggagtaaggggtatgggactttttttttttttgagtactgaaaatgttctaaaattgatcatggtgatgaacgcacaactatatgatgatactgtgagacactgtatactttggatgattacatggtgtgtgaatatatagaagtgcataaaaaaaaaagaattattggcCCCCAAATTTTAATAATTGGAGAGATTGAAAACTGCTGAAATAGAACATAGTAGAAACAGCACAAGTTTTATTGTGAGGGCTCCATCACAGCTGGTTTCAGTTGCAACCTTAAATGGGCCCAACACTAGGCAGTGTTTTTCCAAAGTATCCTTAAAATGCAGTTTCTCAGTGTACTGTGTAGGGCTGAGATTCCGCATTTCTAGTAGACCCTCTACTTTGAGTGACAGGACCCTAACGTATCTTAAACATTTTCCCTTCAGTAAAAACACAACAGCAATTATGACAGCCTTCTATGTTTCATGTAATTTATCCCACAAAATCCCAAAACCAACTATGAagattttattcccattttatagaaaacaGGAGGTCAAGGTTAAGCAGACTTGCCTAAAATCACAAACACTGAAGGTGAACCAAGTAAGGTTGACTCCAGACCACATCCGTGAACTTTTAACAAATTGTGGTTATGAATTGAGATTTGGTTATTACTAATATACATTTTTGAGAGTCAAATTCAAACCACGCTCCAAACATTAAACACTACTCACTATTGTTCACTGAAAGACTTAACATAAAAGCGTACCTGAATCTGCGGTATACAATTTTTAGGTGCCTCATTCGACCAGTACCGgtagtatttcttcttttagccTTGGCACTCCAGTTATCTACAACACAAATTCAGGTAAGATTCCATGTTTCTTTCCACACACTTCATACATATTGTTGGTCAAAACCATTAAGAGTTGCTTCAATAGGTTTTAAACCCTCTTCAATGGCATACCAAATACAGTCAAAACCCATGCCCCACTTAGTTGTAAAGCAAAAACTGTTCTTAATTTCGATATTCATTCCAACGGTCGGCCTAAAAATACGCTACTTACACTTTCTCTTGCGCTTGGCAGGGTAGCCACATTTCCCACAGGTCGACTTCTGAAGGTGGTAGGCCTTTGAGCCACAGCGGCGGCACAAGGTGTGCGTCTTATTGCGACGCTTTCCGAACGATGACGTCCCCTTCGTCTGCAAATTAAAGGTTGTAACTGAGCAATTCTGCAATCTCGCAATTTCCATACATAGCCCGACGATTTCATGAAAAGCACTACTTAAAAGATTTAAAGCCTTGAGTGCTGAAACTGGGGAGTGCccaaattttataaatgttaagtTAGGCACCACTACTGGCATTTCATTATCTAAAGCCTTCCGAGAGTCACTGCGTCTTGTTACgtattttattttgcaaagaaaataaaaaaggtgaAAGAATGAAGAACGTGATCTTCCCATCTACTCCAAAGCATAAAGGCATACGTCAGTCACCGACCACAACGAATTCCTCTGCTCCTAcacaaacacttccaaaaaacgCCTCTTCCCTCAAATCCCATTCCAGGCCAGCAGGGTTGTGCAGGCTCCTCAAAGGGTCGTCAGGAGCACCGCCCCAAGAGCGGCTCCGGCTCCACGAGCGCGGATTTGGTAACCCCGGCTCCAGCTAGGAGCCATTCCTCCGGCTCTGAAGTGCCCCTGCTTGCCCCCTTCCTGCCCACCCGCTTCCCTTACCCCGGACCATCTCGGCCCCTCTCGGATAGCAAGCAGCGGGGCTCAGGAAACGAAGATGCAAAGAGATTCAAAAAGCCTCTGCAAACAACTCACCATCCCGTTTCTGCCACCAACACCAAAGAGGCCGGAAAAGGAGGCACTTCCGCTATATCGTGCTTACACGCTTCCGCCCAGGAGGGCACTTCCTGAGGCGAGCAGTGCACCGCTCTCAAGCTTCCGACGCCGCAGTGTGGGTGGAGTGAAGAAGAGGAGGTGGGGCCAGGCGGAACCAATCACGTTTCAGCGCCCGGGTGGAACTCCCGCCTTGCTAGGGGCAATGGGCGTGTCCCTATACGCGCTTTGGGCGGGTGTACGACTTTCTTCGGTCCCGAGTCGGGTCTGCTGTGCTTTCTGGATCTGTTTTCCTCGGGTCGTGTGGAGAAGATGTTGCGTGGGGATGGCCCAACCCGGGAGTACCCCCGCCGACTCAGCGTCCCTGTGTTGTAGTGATCGGGTTGCGAATGGAATCCTGCGGGGAGAAACCAGCCTCTCCAGTTTTTTCCTTACTCGGGGTCCGGAAGCTTTGGTCTGACGCTGACTCTTATGTCCTTGGGGGTGGAGAGACACTGACTCATGCTCGAGGAGCTGGAGCTCAGAATCTGAAGGGAAAAACAAGCTTTATTTAGAGACAAATGAGTTGAGCCCAAATTTAACTGTGCTAACGTGGAGCATGTTAAATACAGTCTCCTGTAACCTCCCGTCAGGAGATCTGGTTCAGCAGGTTTGGGGTAGGGCCTGaaattctgtaattaaaaaaatactttttagatAGTTTTGAAATTGGTACCGCAGACCACCTTGATAAACTCTAGTATTTATAACTTGTACCAAAACAGCCCCCACTCTAGCAAACAATACGAAaagtattcaaatatttaataagaGTTAATATTGAAAAACTATCCCCACCCTATAAAATCTGTTTACTTTCTAAAGCAAACAGAATTCTTGGCCTGTCTCATGCAAAATATTAGCTGACTGACATCTAGGAATCAGAGGTTTAATTTTGGTAGATTAGCAGTTGAGTGTGCCTAATAAGTAGTTGACTCTTATTTAGGGCTGGGAATGGAGAGATTAGCAGGATATAGTCCCAGCCATTATAGAGGTGGTTGATGGGCCAAAGAGGAGGCAGGCAGTAAGGGGCAGAAGAGAGAGCAGGCATGCAAACAGTGAACTTCATTATGAAAGCTGTGCACACCACGGAATGCTTGGATTAAACTAAAATTCAGGGAAGACCTTCAGGACTAGATGCTGTATTAGTTTCCCATTGCAGCTGTAGCAAATCACAAGTTCAGGGGCTTAAAACAAGCTAAATCTCATAGCTCTGCTAGCCAGAATTTAGAAATGGGTATaactggcaaaaagaaaaaaaggaaagtgttCTATTGTGATTTAGAAGCAAATGGATTGATTTCCAAGTGTGTCAAGGATagtcatgttctttttcctgatgcaattttgtggaggcagccatatttcttttaattctgattcaatattgtgggatgGAAactgatcatttccatggagaatcGACcttcccaattgtgggtgtgaccttttgattagatttcctccatggaaatgtgacatgctcaattgtgggtatggtcccatccattcaaagtgggtcttgattaatttactggagtcttgtaaaagaggaaacatttatgAGAAAGCTCAGGGCTGacagagacacttggagaactGTTGCTTCAGAGCCTATAGGGAgacagacgtttggaaatgcagaagcccctgAGCAGCTGCGAGAACCTTGCAGAACCCAGATGGGAACcaaagctgacacagagacatgtggagatgcagaaagatgcctgagggaagttgtttgaaactggaagccaaaggaccagtggACGTCAGCcatataccttcccagctgacagaggtattctccacctattggccttccttgagtcaagttatctttccctggatgccttagtgtggacatttttatgccttagaactataaacctataacccaataaattccctttataaaagcaaacctggtttattacattccggcagcattTTACAAACAGAAACAGgagggctgtgttcctttctcAGAGGCTCTAGGGAGAATCTTTTTTTCTTGCCGTTTTCAGCTGCTAGAGGCTGCTCATGTTACTTGGCTTGTTGCTTTTTTCCATCATCAAGGCCAGTAATAGTCTTTCTCATGTCACATCACTCTGACTCTCCTTTCCGCCTTCTACTCCTGTCCTTGTGATTACATTCATCCCTCTGTGATAATTTACTCATCTCAAGGTCAGCTGTTTAGCAACCTTGATTACATGTGCAACATGGATTGTCCACTGCTCTGTAAACCTGATATATTCATAAGTTTGAGGGATTAGGTTGAGGGCAAGGGGGTTGGGATGTGGGTTGTTTTGCCTACCACAGGTATAGGAGAATGAGATAGGAATGGCATGGGTAGGTCAACCACCAAGGAGGCAAACAGATTCTATGCGAGTCTCTTATCCCAGAACTTCCCAGAGTTATAGATATCAGAGACATCAGAGAACATGAaatctttttcctcctcttcctaaTGTGAGGTGGTTCTTCTGGTTTATGGAAACCATGTCATTTTTTCCCAGGCCAGGTAGCCCTTGACTCTCCAGAGGGCCATGAAGCTAGTTGAGAACATCCGGGTTGTGGTCTAATGGCCAGATAaaggtcaggattaaaacaactTCTGAAACATGATGGGAGGCAATTAGGCATTCAGTTTATGACGTTTTACCTTTTGGCAGAGTGATTGAAAGAGCCTACCTAAGTCCCTTATCCACGGTTCTGATATAATTCAAGTATCTTGGCCAGCAGGCGCTCAACTTGCATTttttatacaataaataaaatgaaattactgttgacttttctcttaaaaatattcaCTAGCTGCAAACTTAAACTTTTTACTACTGTGTGGTTGGTTTTGATTTGAAGggtgtattttcaaattttcatctCTGTGGCTGTATTTTCCATACTAGAAAACATCTTCGTCACCTACCTTCTGCCAACTCATTTCCCACTTTGCATTCAAAACCTGTGCTATGCAAATTTCCTGATCCCAAGGAATGGAAGGCCAGCTGTGTGTTTGACCAACCATCCCAGAACCTTCCCTAAATTTAAATTACACCATTAACTTGCTCCCTTCAAATAACTACTTTTCTTCTCTCCACAGTTTAAAATCCCCTGAGGCAGGTTATGGTGGGAGAGGAGGAACTTTAAGATGGTGCAATGGGGAAGAGTTAGGTTTGGGAGGCCCATTATCAGAATGTTTTACCAATCAACTTGAGCAAGAAAAGAATTGCAAACTTATTGGCATTGCTAATCAAATTGTGGACATTGTAGTATGGGCAATTGTAGGATGCATCTCTCGAAAAGCTTATTTTAGAGTTACATTAAAACTTACCTAAAATTGATTTTTACTATCATATGAGGATTTTTTTTGTTCAACCTCTAGACACCAGAATTAGATTAACCCTTATTCTAACACATTCTCAGCTTTGGTCTGTGAATAGTCTgtgtatatatttacttatttacctttaataatataataagtaTCTGTAAACCCATCCTCCAACAATAGTCTGCATACAACACCACCATCTCCCTGCTCCCCATCCCATCTCCCTACCTCCCTCTCTTGAACCATCGTTCTGAATTTCATAGTCATCATTTCCTCTGTATTGTTTCATTGTTGATAAGTAGTAATTTATTCTACAAATCCCAATTGATAGACAAtttggttattttcatttttctgctatAATAAACAAAGATGTAGGTTCTTATACCTACTTGTTTGGACATttgtctgattatttccttaagatTACTCTCCTTGAAATGGAATTACTGGActgaaagattttaattttttctttttttttttttgcatgggcaggcactaggaatcaaacccaggtctccagcatggcaggcaagaactctgcctgttgagccactgtggcccacccagatttgaatttttatttgtatctatCAGTTTATTTATTGCTGGATGTGCCAATTTGAAGGgatttatgttccctagaaaagccatgttttaatcctaatcagttttgccagagcaaccatttcttttaatccctattaaaaaatgtaaattggaaATTAGATtaggtctccatggagatgtgactcactcaattgtgggtattaacctttcaatAAAGgaaggtgtgactccacccattccatgtggggagtcctttaaaagaggaagtgttGGCTGCAGCtgtgaccctaaggaatgttaaaggaaaacgagagagaaagggatcaggggatctggagacatcagtcttcagacaagtttatttcagGCAGATGCACAATTTATATACTGGTAAGAACTATGATAAAAGTTGTTTGCGTACAAAAGCTAAGAAGCGTATAGTGCAAAAACAAAttgaagtaaatacttctaaggtcagaatgttcttttcctttaagcaagtctcttccacgtcattgtgctttatctgcacaTCTAAGTTTCTCTTGAAGTTTCAGGCTCTCAAAACGTATGCCTTCACTTTCTCATAGTTTATGAGCCAAGTCTGCATTTTCAAGTTAAGTATTaaccttttaactcctacaaggaagcattttggagaactcctacaaggaagcattttggagaaagcttcagaacgacaGGACAGCAACAGAGAAGAGTCaggagaatgatgagagcagcagagacgTGAGAACTACAGCGTCCACTAGCCAgcagtctttggagatgaaggagaacacccctgggaaagcttcatgaagctagaggcctggagaggaagatagaagatgtcgccatgtgcctttccagttgcataagaaaccctgaacttcatcagcctttcttgagtgaaggtaacctcttgttggtgctttaatttggacatttttgtagacttactttaattgggacattttcatagtctagaacagtaaactcacaacttaataaattctccttttttaaaagccattctgatatTTTGCAAtctattatattgcattccagtagctagcaaactagaacactgggcgTTCCTAGATTGTCCTCCAAAAAAAGGGTTGACCGCTTTACATTCTTATCATCACCTTATAGAGCCCAGAGCACCTAGAGCATCTGGAATTTCCAAGAGACTGCCTGGAGGAGATGACCTGTGAGCCATGATGAGACTGGGTCAATTTATCAGAAGAACAAATAATCTACAGGGAGCTGGAGGCAGAAAGAGCTCAGGCTCGGGTTCCCCACTGGGTTTATTTGTATCAACACTGGGTATTGCTGACGTTTTAAATCTTTGCCAAGAAGAATGACTccttgctttttatttaaaaaacaatttttttttttaattttgcaatcCATTTCCTGGTCTAGATAAAAGAGGAACAATGGCTACCAATGCTGCTTCTTCAGAGATTatagaaagagaatgaaagaaattgcTTGAAATCCTTAAACAAGATCCTGATTCTATCTTAGACAT
This region of Tamandua tetradactyla isolate mTamTet1 chromosome 9, mTamTet1.pri, whole genome shotgun sequence genomic DNA includes:
- the RPL37 gene encoding large ribosomal subunit protein eL37 — protein: MTKGTSSFGKRRNKTHTLCRRCGSKAYHLQKSTCGKCGYPAKRKRKYNWSAKAKRRNTTGTGRMRHLKIVYRRFRHGFREGTTPKPKRAAVAASSSS